Proteins encoded by one window of Emticicia oligotrophica DSM 17448:
- a CDS encoding GNAT family N-acetyltransferase, whose translation MNNSAITSEVTYIVQVANESHFHLAQTICDEMAESAKARGTGIAKRSPDYLIEKMREGKAIIALTDKGEWVGFCYIETWDHGKFVANSGLIVHPEHRKSGIATRIKQKAFELSRKKYPDAKIIGLTTSLAVMKINSDLGYEPTTFSELPADDAFWKGCSSCVNYDVLSRTNRKHCLCTGMLFDPVEAKKKEEAGKKEDDWDFLTESPLYERWMRFKQRILLRREERRKKN comes from the coding sequence ATGAATAATTCAGCAATCACTTCCGAAGTTACATATATTGTTCAAGTTGCAAACGAAAGCCACTTTCATTTAGCACAAACCATTTGTGATGAAATGGCCGAGAGTGCCAAAGCTCGTGGTACTGGTATTGCCAAACGTTCGCCCGATTATCTAATCGAGAAGATGCGTGAAGGTAAAGCCATCATCGCCCTCACTGATAAAGGCGAATGGGTTGGTTTTTGTTATATCGAAACTTGGGACCATGGTAAATTTGTAGCAAACTCAGGTCTAATTGTGCATCCAGAACACCGCAAGAGTGGGATAGCTACTCGCATTAAGCAAAAAGCATTTGAGCTCTCACGCAAGAAATATCCTGATGCAAAAATCATCGGTTTAACAACCAGTTTGGCCGTAATGAAAATCAATTCAGATTTAGGCTATGAACCAACTACTTTCAGCGAGCTCCCTGCCGATGATGCCTTCTGGAAAGGTTGCTCGAGTTGTGTAAACTATGATGTTTTATCGCGTACCAATCGTAAGCACTGCTTATGTACAGGAATGTTGTTTGACCCCGTTGAAGCAAAGAAGAAAGAAGAAGCTGGTAAGAAAGAAGACGATTGGGATTTCTTAACAGAATCACCATTATATGAGCGTTGGATGAGATTCAAGCAAAGAATATTATTACGACGCGAAGAACGTCGAAAAAAAAATTAG